CGGGAAACGGTTTGCATGATATCTTTCTTGGTAAGTTCAGGATCTTTTATCAGCTTATCCGTGATCACATATGCATAGATGCCCTGCCCTTTAATATCATGCGGATAGCCCACTACAGCACTTTCCACAACACCTGCGTGCATGTTGATGGCATTCTCCACTTCTGCGGTACCAATACGGTGGCCGCTTACATTGAGTACATCATCCACACGGCCGGTGATACGGTAATAACCATCTTCATCACGGAGGCAACCGTCTCCTGTGAAATAGAGATTCTCGTAAGTAGCAAAGTAAGTAGTGCGGCAACGTTCATGATCTCCATAGGTGGTACGGATCATACCTGGCCATGGGAACTTGATACAAAGGTTACCGTTCACGCCATTCCCTTCAATTTCTTTTCCGTTCTCATCCACCAGGATGGGTTGAATACCCGGCAGCGGAAGTGTGGCGTAACCTGGTTTTTCAGGTGTAATGCCAGCCAGCGGAGCAATCATGATACCACCGGTTTCTGTTTGCCACCAGGTGTCTGTGATCGGCGCTTTTCCTTTACCGATATGATCTTTATACCAATGCCATGCTTCTTCATTGATCGGTTCACCTACTGTACCTAATGTAGTAAGCGAGCTGAGGTCCTTGTGGTTCACAGGGCCGAGGCCAAAACCCATCAGGCTGCGGATAGCAGTAGGAGCAGTGTAGAGTACATTCACACGGAACTTATCTACAATGTCCCAGAAACGCCCGGCATCAGGATAAGTGGGGATACCTTCGAACAACAGGGTTGTAGCGCCTGCGCTTAAAGGACCATAAAGAATATAACTGTGGCCGGTGATCCAGCCGATATCTGCTGTACAGAAAAATACCTGTCCGGGTTTATACTGGAAGGTATTGATAAAAGTATAATTCGCATATACCATGTACCCTGCACAGGTATGCACCACACCTTTAGGTTTACCGGTAGAGCCGGAAGTGTAAAGGATAAAGAGCATATCTTCCGCATCCATTTCTTCAGCTGCCACTGGCGGGTTACCC
This DNA window, taken from Chitinophaga niabensis, encodes the following:
- the acs gene encoding acetate--CoA ligase; its protein translation is MSYPYQLKNFEDYQQAWQHSVTDPEGFWANVADHFYWRRKWDNVLEWNFKQPDVKWFSGAKLNITENCLDRHLSTLANQPAIIWEPNDPEEKHRVLTYRELFNKVCQFANVLKNNGVKKGDRVCIYMGMIPELAIAVLACARIGAIHSVVFGGFSAQSIADRIQDAQASLVITCDGAFRGGKDIPLKAVIDDALMACPSVKKVIVCTRTRTPVSMLKGRDVWWEDEIKQVETMGNPPVAAEEMDAEDMLFILYTSGSTGKPKGVVHTCAGYMVYANYTFINTFQYKPGQVFFCTADIGWITGHSYILYGPLSAGATTLLFEGIPTYPDAGRFWDIVDKFRVNVLYTAPTAIRSLMGFGLGPVNHKDLSSLTTLGTVGEPINEEAWHWYKDHIGKGKAPITDTWWQTETGGIMIAPLAGITPEKPGYATLPLPGIQPILVDENGKEIEGNGVNGNLCIKFPWPGMIRTTYGDHERCRTTYFATYENLYFTGDGCLRDEDGYYRITGRVDDVLNVSGHRIGTAEVENAINMHAGVVESAVVGYPHDIKGQGIYAYVITDKLIKDPELTKKDIMQTVSRIIGPIAKPDKIQFVAGLPKTRSGKIMRRILRKIAEGELDNLGDTSTLLDPAVVEEIKRGKL